The stretch of DNA TTGACGGCCAGCAGGTTGATTGCCACGATAGAGGACCACAGTATTGCAATCCAGATTGCCACGTTCAGATCCGACCAGTACTCGATCACAAAAGCAGCTGCCGAAATCTCTGCTGGGGTTAAAATACAAAGAGCGTAAACCAAATTCAAGCCGCATGTGAAAGACATGCTTTTGTTTCCCGTGTAGCGATCACAGAGCGCGTATAGCGTAGATTTTCCTGGGGCAGGAATGTAACTCACCATCTCTCCCAGCTGGTTCATGATGGACCAAACAAAGACAGCGAGAATGAGGAATCCAATCAGAAGACTGGCTGGACCGCATGTTGCAAGTGTGGAGCCACTACCGACAAAGATACCTGTACCAATGGCTCCTGCCAGGGCGATGAACTGGACATGACGGGACTTTAGGCCACGCTGGGTTGTGTAAACAGGTTTCTCATGCTCTGAGTTGAGTTCGTAGACATCAGATTTCACTTCGAGGTGTTTACTGCTCTGCTGAGCAGTGGAGGACTGTTGAGTAATGAAATCCATACTTTTTCCCGAGGATATTGAACGGCATTTATATTTGTGGATTCTTTAAACAATAGCCGCACGccaacgaaaaaaatggtCACAGGGACCTCCAAATAAGCTCGAAACGGCGGCGGGTCGGGCAAACTTTTTTCTGGCATTCTGTGCGGCAATACACGGCTTTAAAGGCCAAAGGTGTGGACTTAACAATATAAACAAGGTTTTACTCCAGAACAGGATACATTTTGCCCGCATTGTCGAACGCATATTTGCGGTCCTTCCGATTGTCTCGGTATGGCTTTCCGTATCGAAAGCCGACCTCCCCCACCTTTACATCAGTGAACTTGTAAGCGACCCGATCTCCCTCGTGCATAGGAGCAACAAACGTCTTGTGCACCTTCGTGTTGTTTGTCATGGACAAAGCGTGCTCCCCCTCTTCAGTCACCTTTCTGAGAGTCTCCGCAGCGGGCTCCAATCCAAACTCTTTTGCTGCGTCCACAGGGCCAAATGGCTCAGACTCGGCAATCGTCACGAACCGAGAGTGCAAAGTTTCCGAAGGAATTGGGATCTCTGTCAAGTTTTCACCGTGAGCCTCGGGATCGAAAAGCGGGAATGCCTTGTACATGACGTCtgcaaacttctccaaagttGGGGTAATTTTCCCCTCCTCTTGGTACTGCATCTCGATCTGGTGCAGTTTGACCAATGCCTCGATTCTTTGAATTTTCATCTTGTACTTGACTGCAACTTCTAAAAGAGCTTTTCCCTCGTCAAGAACCTCGCTCACAAGTTGTTTCTTCATGTCCTCGCTAACCATCGTATTGGTCACTGTAAATCTATTCAGGGAAAATGGACGCAACTGATCTTTGGGTTCGGGAGGCGGACGTTCTTCGTAAGCCTCATCTTCCTCGGACTCTTCCGCAAAAAGCTTGCTTTTGCCTTCTGCAAAGCGCGGGTCGATGTAATTTGTCGAATGGTTTTGTTTGAGGAATGCAAATCTATTGTCGTAGTACTGGCCTTTGTAGTTCTTgtctccaagaaactcGTCCATCAGTTTTTTGAACACGGTCTGTTTTCTGCCGCCTCTCGACGGCGGAATGTAACCTTTTGTGGTGTATGACGGGTATGCCAAAACGCGGTTGTACCGCACTTGCGAGACGCGGACCACCTGCGCTTTGGGGGGATGTGCTCTAAGTGCCAACATCTAAACGAACGAGTGGtgaagagaaaaagaatttTCAGTCCATGTAACACCCTTGCACGGACAAATTTTTATTTCTGTGTGTTTGGGACTACGGTAGCAAAATAAATGTTCATATAATActttttttaattatttataCCAATGCAGTTTTCCTTTTCGAAACCAAAAAGTAAACACTAACCCTTAAATGCAAAACGATGATGAAGTAGAAGTATAGTTACAGGACCCTTAACACTTAACAAGGTCAACAACATCCAAGTAGACCTTCTCACACTGGGAGCCAATGTGCTCGTCGTACAGGTTGTAGAAGCTTCCGGACAGACACTGGTAGAACTCGGTAGTGTTTCCAATAGCCAATCTTCCCTCGTCAGTGATGGACCAGCCAGCAGCGTAGATAGCACCGGCTTGTGGTGGAGGTCCGTCAAATTGGAATTGTCTATTAGCAACAATGGATCCGATTCTTCCCTTGGAGTCTGTCAAGATGGTACCGTTCAGAGTCATGGAGAGAGCGTTTTCGTTCCAACAAGAAACGCTGTTCACTGGGTTTTCAGAATCGTTTTGGGCAGCGGCCTCAGCGGAGTTGGTAGCAGTGCTGGAAGCTTGCACTTGGCCGTCACTGATTTGGGAGGCGGCAGAAACTTTGTTCTTAGAGGTGGTAGCCTGGATCTGGCCATCGCCAATTTGAGTAACAACGGCAGCAGAAGAGGTGGTGGTGTCAGCCTGGATTTGACCGTCACCGATCTGTGTGACAACACCAGCGGCGGAAGTGGTGGATGGAGTGGCAGTGGTGGCTTGGATTTGGCCGTCACCGATCTGAGTCacgacagcagcagcggaaGCTGTGCTGGTGGTAGCTTGAATCTGTCCGTCTCCAATTTGCGTCACAACAGCGGCGATAGAGGTCGACGAAGGGGTAGCAGTGGTAGCCTGGATTTGTCCGTCTCCAATTTGGGTGACAACGTCTCTCTTGACCTTCTTGCCTCCCTCGGCAGTGACAGGGTTGATAGCAATTCCGAAAGTGTACGAGTAGTCTGTGATTGTACCGGCCAAAGAGCCCTCAGGGGTCAGGGTGCTCCATGGTTCGGATGGAACGTATGCGGCCATACCGTTGAGAGCCAAACCGAGAGAACCGATGAGCGAGAGTTTGTGTTGCATTATATGTATTTATTGAAGGTGGAAAGTTGATTCAACTGTGTTCTGATGCAGACTGGACTTGAGAATTAGTTCCTTTTATATTGCTCCCAATGATCGATGCAAATCAAATCTCATTTCCAATTTTAGCCTTAGAAAAACACTAATGTGGGAGGCTGGTTTCTTAGCAAGGTGATGTCGATGTACACTTAAATTACCTGCATAAGTGAGAATAACACTTTGCCTATAGTAGACAATTGTAAACACGAATCATTCCATATTTCCCGATTAGGACGAAATCTACAGGGTCACTCTGCGTGAGCTAAAAATAAAACACTACTTAACGCGTCGCAATTATGCCGCTTTAGGAGCTGCAAACAAGCCACGGGCAGATTCTATGCATCGGTACCTGACAATCTTTCTAGTTTTAACCAACTTTTGATTTTAGCACATACAAACATATACTATAATTTCCGCAAGGTCTGGCTCGTCCGCTCAAAGTTTTCTCGCTCCTCGACTGTGCCCCGATGTAGGTTTTGTTCGAAATCTGCAGAGTACTCGGCTTTGATTTTTGACGGCTCGTTAAGCATTTTCACCACCCCGTAGTAATGGTGGTAAATGTCGCCGTTGTACGATCCCAAGGTGgaattgatgaagaagtcgCTCATCTTGAACGAGTCCGTGAGACCAATCACCAGCGGCCGGATCTCACGACACAGGATTCcaatcttctccagcacagcCTTGAACGTGCTAGCCGAGACGATCCCAAACCGCAAAAATTGCGAGCCAAACGCCTCAATGTTCGTCAGGGCAAACAACTGAGCAAGCGACACCAAAGGGGTAACAATGTCGCCATTGTTTTCGTTCAAGCTGTTCATTTTCTCAACCCATTTTGCCAAGATAAAGCGACAGGCATAAAGCTTCGACAGGGTCAGCTTCTCCGGGGCAATCGAGTCCCAGTCAttgttctccttgagcGCCTCGATGCAATCAAGACTTAGCCTCAGAATGAGAGCATCAAATGCGGAAACCAGTTTTCCTAAATGCGTGATCGTgtctgctgccaaaatTTCACCTGTCTCAACTGCCttggccaaaaactcgTATTCCCGGGAGGCCTTACCAGATTTCTTGAACGCCATCACCTTCTGCACGGTGATACGTCCACTATTCTGAGCAAGAATGTTGTTGTCGCCCTCCCACGTACATTGCACAGCGTGATCCACATACCCCTTGGCAAAGCCGCTGTATGCCGAGTATCCGTGGCCGCCACACGCCTGTCTACATTCCTCGATCAGATTTAGACAGGTCCATGTACAGGTCGACTTGAGGGCGGCAGATTCGCCAAACAATGTTTTGAGTGCGGTTATTGCCTGTTGGAGTTGCTGGAAATCTCCTGATTCAACTCCTTCGTCTAGTTTTTCCAGCGTTTGCTTGTAGGACAGCTGGATCGCATGGGATGCAATCGCCATACCGTATGTCCAGCTGAGATAAGGAAGCAGCCGTCTTTGGTGCAAGGGATAGTTAATCAGCTGGTTCTCGATCTTCTGGCCTTTCTTCGTGAACTGTCTCCGCCCAACAGAGTATCTCAATGCAATGGTGATGAATCTTTCGCTGGTGCGGAATGAGTCGGTCACCATTGTGACCCTTCCCCCCAGTAGAGCTCCGTACGCAAGCTGTGCCAGCGGAGGATCCAGCACCTCCCCATCGTCGGTGATGCTGGTGTATTTCGAAAGCATGAACTTGCGAGGAATCTCCACATGGCTGAACTGAATCCATCCGTTGTCAATACCATCGCGCCCCATCTTTGCTCCAATGTCGCCAACACTAACACCCGGATGAAGCACGTGTCTTGAGTCTCTCAAAGGGACGACAAACGTTTTGACTCCGTAATCTTTTCCGTCCACAATCAGCCGTGCGTAGCAGACAGTGTGTGTCGCAGAGTGGGCAGCGCCTCCAATCCACCACTTAGTCGCACCCACGTGAGGAGTGTTGATGACAAAAGTGTCCCGCTGCTTGTCATACGTGGCAGTGGTCTCCAAGGCAGCAACGTTGGATCCGTGCGCCAGCTCCGTCATGGCAAAACACCCGTACACCCCGTTGATGCTCAGCGCGCCGCGTTCTTTGGCCCAGTAGTTAAACTGCTCCTCGGTCCCGTTGCCACGCACTGCTCCCAAGAAGAGGCCCAGATGAACGCCAATCCGAGTTCCCAGCTGGGGATCGACAACAGCAATCAGGTTCAGCCTGTTCTGGAAGCGCGAGTAGTTGGGAGCATCGATTTCCATGTACTGGGCCATGCGAGCGATTTTGCGCGCGGTGATCTCTCGGTGCTCGTCTTTTGAGAGCTGGTAGTATGCTGCTCCAGTGTTTAGCACCGGGTCACGCTCTAATTGCTGCATCAGACGTAGTGTCTCGAGGGCTTCCGGCTCGGATCCTTCGATAAACTCATGCATTTTATTTATATCGAAGGTGGTTTTGAGCCGCTCCGACCAGATCAGATCCGCCGGGTTGGGCTCTTTCACTTCTGGCATAGTAGAGTCCATTACTATAATCCGAGGGAATATTAAGGTCTATATAGCAGAGTCCATATCACATGCTCTACCCCACAGAAATATCACATGTGAGCAATAAAAATGACCCCACATATTTCGGTTTGCACAGCCCGCGAAAAGGCCGACTCAATTTGCAAATCGcgaaaattaattttcttgattttttttgtcctTATTCCTGGCCTCGATTTTCGCTAGTGCTTTTAGACGCAGCGAAGCACCGTATCTGATCATAAGCTCGTTGGCGAGAAATCCGATCCAAGAGACAAACGCACTGATAGTAGCGGTCCAGCCGATTCCAATGTTGTCTATTTGGACCAAACAGGTAGCAGACGCAACACATCCTCCCACAATGTATCTCGCGAAGTAGTTGGACGCGATGGCGTCACCTTTCAGCGAGGGCAGACAGTCCACACAATACGAGTTGATGGATGGGAAAGCAATCGTCTGTCCAACCGCGTAGAAAAACATGGAGACAATCGGCAAAGCCATGCCTCCTACCTTTTTCTGCAGCGACCAGCCATAGATGATCATAAAGACAGGCATCACAAATCCGAGAGAGTAAGAGGCACTTCTGAGACGGTCTTCAGGGATTCTTTCGCCACGTTTCTTGATCCAACGCTTGACTGTGAAATCTGCAAATCTGCCCCCGATTGGTCCTCCGAGCAGAAGTCCGGATCCCGGAGCCAAGTAAAACAGCGATCCAAGCACAGGGCTGTTGAGGTTGAATCTTGGGTTGATCACGTGTCTGATAGGAGTCAGCAAGCCAAACATGTTGTACATGAtagaggagctgatcacTCCCGCGATGATCAAGTTGAGGTATTGGAAAGCGAAAAGAACTCTAATCGGGTTGTACTTGACAAAAACAAACCGTTTCCCTGTTCTCTTGGCTATTTCCTTGGAGATCACCATTCTACTTGTCTCcttgaggaagaagacaaTCATGAGAAGATTGATCACTCCTAGTCCGGTGACGACATAGAAAATAACTCTCCAGTTCGTGTATGTGATAATTATGCCACCTAACACCGGGCCAAAAGCAGGACCCAGTTGAGTTCCCATCAAGACCCAACTCATGGCTCTGCCACGCTCTTTCGGGACCTTGATGTCTCCGATAATAGATCCACCAACACTGAAGCAACAAGTTCCGAAAAATGCGTTCATCGCTCTGAAGACAAAAAACATAGCTAAATTTTGTGACTCAGCCGTGAGGATTGAGCTGACAGTGTAGCCCAGTGAGCTAAGAATCATGATCGGCTTCTTGCCATAAAGGGACGCCAGCGGAGAAAGTATCATTGGCGATATCGCCATGAAGACGTTGTAGACTGCGTTCGAGACGTTGATCATCTGCGATGTAGTATTCAGGGCCTCGGCGACTTCTGGAATAGCAGGAGTGAACGCAAGATTAGAGATTGGGGACAAAAAGCAAGTGAAACTGACGATGCCCACAAAGAGCGTCTTTGTTCGCTTTGAGAACCGATCAAAGAAGGGATCATCATCGGCGAGCGGAGGCAAAGTCAGTGTTTTAGTCAGTTCCTTGGTCAGATGTAAGCGGTCATCTGGTTCTCCTTGGTCCTGCTCCTTATTCTCGAAAACTGGGAGTGGATCGCTAATTTCTTCCAGCGAATCCAGCGATAAACTCGATCGCCTGTCCTCTAGATCGGTATTGGCCATACCTGAAATTAAGACTGTGGATTTAGCGTGCGCGATTTCTCTTTATATATCGTTTTTTTTACAGGTTTTTCATGAATCTTTTCGGTTTTCAGATTTTGGTGATTATAAAAAATGCAGGGCAGCTTTCTATATACTAATCAGGGCAGATCTCTGCTATTTTGTCCGCTAAATGAAAGCTCTGATGGATGATTGAGATTCTACGAAACCCGTCAAGTGTGGCCTTCGTTGTGACTGGCGATTGGATTTGAGATTAGGGTTCCCCGACGGTCTTGAGCGCCCGTTAGCGTAGATGACTGGCGGCTTAATGACCCTTGTCGTATAATTTCGGGCTACTGACATCAGGGCCTGAGTCACGTACTCTAGGATGTAGTTCATTTAGGTTTGTAgggtcgatcgtcgcgtcgatcaCGGGAAAATTCGGTTTGTGTTTCTTTGCAATCTGGTTCCCCTCCAGATTTTTCTACAAATGGATTCTTTACAGCCTTACATTGAGGCAACCATAGATTTCGAAGGCCAGAAGCTAGCTGAGAAAATATACTTGACATTGCTCACAGCAGGAACTGTCTTGAGCTTGATAATTGGCTTTTCAGCGCAAAATCTCTCGCTTACAATATACGTGTTTCTATTTACCATCGTGTCCACTTTGGTAATTGTTCTTCCTCCTTACTCCTTTTACAGAAAACACCCAATCACCTGGCTTGCGCCTGAAAAAGTTGACGTTTCCTATTAGATATGTCGTTGTTTCTTGGTTTCGATTTATCAACTCAACAGTTGAAAGTTATTTCAATCTATTCGGACTTGAAACATCACAAAACATACAGGGTcgattttgacgaggagcttTCGAAATACGGCATCCGAAAAGGCGTTCTCACCAATGAGAGTGCGGGCGAGATTTTTGCCCCAGTTGAGATGTGGGTTGAGGCTTTGGAGCTGTGTTTTGACAAGATGAAAAAAGACAACTTTCCGTTCAAGGATGTGCGAGCTATGAGCGGCTCATGTCAACAACACGGTTCCGTTTATTGGTCGAAATGTGCACCAGAACTGCTCGGATCCCTGTCGGCTGAAAAATCTTTAAAGGACCAGCTCTGTCCTGAAGCATTCACATTCCAAACGTCTCCAAATTGGCAAGATCATTCTACCGGTCCGGaattgaaaattttcgAGGATGCAGTCGGGGGCTGTCACAAATTGGCACAGATCACAGGTTCCAGGGCTCATTACCGCTTTACAGGTACTCAAATCAGAAAACTTGCAAGCAGGGTCGACCCAAAAACTTACCATGAGACGTACCGGATTTCACTTATTTcaagtttcttgagctccttgcTATGCGGCAAACTAACTAACATTGAAGAAAGCGATGGGTGCGGCATGAATTTGTATGATATCTCAAAAGGAGAATACGATGAAGAGTTACTGGCGGTTGCTGCCGGAGTTCATCCGAGAATAGACAATTGTTCTGAGTCGGAAACCAAAAAAGGcgtcgaggagctgaagcAGAAGTTGGGTCCTCTGGAACCCGTTGGCTACAAAAACATCGGCCAGGTCAGTTCCTACTTTGTTGAGAAGTTCGGCTTTTCTGCCTCTTGTAAGATTTACTCGTTTACCGGAGACAACCTTGCAACTATCCTTGCTCTCCCTCTCGGACCAAACGACACTCTGATCTCCATGGGAACCTCTACGACGGCTCTTCTTGTCACGAATGCCTACAAACCTTCTGAGAACTACCACATGTTCAAACATCCTACTCTGAAAGGCCACTACATGGGCATGCTGTGCTATTGTAATGGTGCTTTGGCTAGAGAGAATGTGAGGGATAAAATCAACGAAAAATATAATCAGCCCAAGAACTCTTGGGATAAGTTTAACTCCATCTTAGACAACTCTGTTCCGCTGAACGGGAAGTATGAGCTAGGAATCTATTTTCCTTTAGGCGAGATTATTCCCAATGCCAAACCCTGCGAGCGCCGGTTCAGatttgatccagaaagGAAAGAGTTACTGGAAGTGGAGTCCTGGTCGTTGGAAGAGGACGTGAACAGCATCATCGAGTCCCAGGCTTTGTCCTGCAGACTCAGAATGGGACCATTGCTTGCTTCAACCTCATCTCACAAATTGGAGGACAAACATGGAGTTTTGCCAAAGCTAGAAAAATACGGCCAAATCCAGTCAGACGGTACTAAACATTCGACTAACGCTCTGCTTTGTCGCCCTAGTAAAGTATTTTACGTTGGCGGCTCCTCAAAAAATAGATCAATTGTCTCCAAGTATTGCGACATTCTAGGACCCGAAGACGGAAACTATAAGATTGATTTGAGCGATGCATGCGCTTTGGGCGGCTGCTTTAAATCACTATGGTCTTTTGCCACAGAGTCCGGCTCCGTGAAGGAAGATTATAACAAATGGCTCTCCGATAATTTTCATTGGGATGACGTTGAAAAGCTTGGAAACGCCACTCACTGGGACGACTATGTTGACGGAATTGGCATTCTGAGTTTGGCGGAGCAAAAATTAGAGTCTTAAGTTGATATATATAATGAATCGACGAATA from Ogataea parapolymorpha DL-1 chromosome VI, whole genome shotgun sequence encodes:
- a CDS encoding mitochondrial 37S ribosomal protein MRPS35, coding for MLALRAHPPKAQVVRVSQVRYNRVLAYPSYTTKGYIPPSRGGRKQTVFKKLMDEFLGDKNYKGQYYDNRFAFLKQNHSTNYIDPRFAEGKSKLFAEESEEDEAYEERPPPEPKDQLRPFSLNRFTVTNTMVSEDMKKQLVSEVLDEGKALLEVAVKYKMKIQRIEALVKLHQIEMQYQEEGKITPTLEKFADVMYKAFPLFDPEAHGENLTEIPIPSETLHSRFVTIAESEPFGPVDAAKEFGLEPAAETLRKVTEEGEHALSMTNNTKVHKTFVAPMHEGDRVAYKFTDVKVGEVGFRYGKPYRDNRKDRKYAFDNAGKMYPVLE
- a CDS encoding Cell wall mannoprotein HSP150, giving the protein MQHKLSLIGSLGLALNGMAAYVPSEPWSTLTPEGSLAGTITDYSYTFGIAINPVTAEGGKKVKRDVVTQIGDGQIQATTATPSSTSIAAVVTQIGDGQIQATTSTASAAAVVTQIGDGQIQATTATPSTTSAAGVVTQIGDGQIQADTTTSSAAVVTQIGDGQIQATTSKNKVSAASQISDGQVQASSTATNSAEAAAQNDSENPVNSVSCWNENALSMTLNGTILTDSKGRIGSIVANRQFQFDGPPPQAGAIYAAGWSITDEGRLAIGNTTEFYQCLSGSFYNLYDEHIGSQCEKVYLDVVDLVKC
- a CDS encoding Acyl-coenzyme A oxidase, with product MDSTMPEVKEPNPADLIWSERLKTTFDINKMHEFIEGSEPEALETLRLMQQLERDPVLNTGAAYYQLSKDEHREITARKIARMAQYMEIDAPNYSRFQNRLNLIAVVDPQLGTRIGVHLGLFLGAVRGNGTEEQFNYWAKERGALSINGVYGCFAMTELAHGSNVAALETTATYDKQRDTFVINTPHVGATKWWIGGAAHSATHTVCYARLIVDGKDYGVKTFVVPLRDSRHVLHPGVSVGDIGAKMGRDGIDNGWIQFSHVEIPRKFMLSKYTSITDDGEVLDPPLAQLAYGALLGGRVTMVTDSFRTSERFITIALRYSVGRRQFTKKGQKIENQLINYPLHQRRLLPYLSWTYGMAIASHAIQLSYKQTLEKLDEGVESGDFQQLQQAITALKTLFGESAALKSTCTWTCLNLIEECRQACGGHGYSAYSGFAKGYVDHAVQCTWEGDNNILAQNSGRITVQKVMAFKKSGKASREYEFLAKAVETGEILAADTITHLGKLVSAFDALILRLSLDCIEALKENNDWDSIAPEKLTLSKLYACRFILAKWVEKMNSLNENNGDIVTPLVSLAQLFALTNIEAFGSQFLRFGIVSASTFKAVLEKIGILCREIRPLVIGLTDSFKMSDFFINSTLGSYNGDIYHHYYGVVKMLNEPSKIKAEYSADFEQNLHRGTVEERENFERTSQTLRKL
- a CDS encoding A(acid, azole) Q(quinidine) Resistance, giving the protein MANTDLEDRRSSLSLDSLEEISDPLPVFENKEQDQGEPDDRLHLTKELTKTLTLPPLADDDPFFDRFSKRTKTLFVGIVSFTCFLSPISNLAFTPAIPEVAEALNTTSQMINVSNAVYNVFMAISPMILSPLASLYGKKPIMILSSLGYTVSSILTAESQNLAMFFVFRAMNAFFGTCCFSVGGSIIGDIKVPKERGRAMSWVLMGTQLGPAFGPVLGGIIITYTNWRVIFYVVTGLGVINLLMIVFFLKETSRMVISKEIAKRTGKRFVFVKYNPIRVLFAFQYLNLIIAGVISSSIMYNMFGLLTPIRHVINPRFNLNSPVLGSLFYLAPGSGLLLGGPIGGRFADFTVKRWIKKRGERIPEDRLRSASYSLGFVMPVFMIIYGWSLQKKVGGMALPIVSMFFYAVGQTIAFPSINSYCVDCLPSLKGDAIASNYFARYIVGGCVASATCLVQIDNIGIGWTATISAFVSWIGFLANELMIRYGASLRLKALAKIEARNKDKKNQEN
- a CDS encoding Xylulose kinase; this translates as MSLFLGFDLSTQQLKVISIYSDLKHHKTYRVDFDEELSKYGIRKGVLTNESAGEIFAPVEMWVEALELCFDKMKKDNFPFKDVRAMSGSCQQHGSVYWSKCAPELLGSLSAEKSLKDQLCPEAFTFQTSPNWQDHSTGPELKIFEDAVGGCHKLAQITGSRAHYRFTGTQIRKLASRVDPKTYHETYRISLISSFLSSLLCGKLTNIEESDGCGMNLYDISKGEYDEELLAVAAGVHPRIDNCSESETKKGVEELKQKLGPLEPVGYKNIGQVSSYFVEKFGFSASCKIYSFTGDNLATILALPLGPNDTLISMGTSTTALLVTNAYKPSENYHMFKHPTLKGHYMGMLCYCNGALARENVRDKINEKYNQPKNSWDKFNSILDNSVPLNGKYELGIYFPLGEIIPNAKPCERRFRFDPERKELLEVESWSLEEDVNSIIESQALSCRLRMGPLLASTSSHKLEDKHGVLPKLEKYGQIQSDGTKHSTNALLCRPSKVFYVGGSSKNRSIVSKYCDILGPEDGNYKIDLSDACALGGCFKSLWSFATESGSVKEDYNKWLSDNFHWDDVEKLGNATHWDDYVDGIGILSLAEQKLES